A stretch of the Rhodopirellula islandica genome encodes the following:
- a CDS encoding SMP-30/gluconolactonase/LRE family protein, with product MLLLPAMVTLAQESYPVHPDTVAKEGVPRGVVTAHRFTDSTVYPGTERDYFVYVPAQYDESSPAALMVMQDGAKYVREKGEYRLHHVFDNLIHRGEMPVTIAVCVNPGVVPGGEGAQDRFNRSFEYDTVSDRYASFLIDELIPEVRKSYAITDDPNLRALGGSSSGAIAAFGVAWHRSDQFRRVFSTVGTYVGLRGGNEYPTLVRKHEPKPLRVFLQDGSNDLNIYGGSWWHANQTMLASLQWAGYQVKNVWGEGGHNGKHGAAIFPDAMKWLWKDFDRPIETNVSEHPEIKDRLIEGESWKLVSEGHKYTEGPAVAPNGDVSFIDGPRGEIWKIAADTNKATKFVDDLPGVSALMYDAAGRLYCARNKALTVTRIDPDGRRTDLCSGVSCNDLVVLEHGIYFTGPTEQAVWYLPIDADGNPRGDGKPIQAGKGPKKPNGLIVTPDRRFLMVVDAEGRYVWSYKIDAATGQLLYGQPYSYVHTPQDDMIGGADGVTMTKDGSLLVATKLGIQIIDPPGRVHLILSRPSLSGKLSNCVLAGENMSTLYVTCGSKVFSRETKLDGIAPWQPAVQPPKPRL from the coding sequence TTGCTCCTGCTGCCTGCGATGGTGACGTTGGCCCAAGAGAGCTATCCAGTTCACCCCGACACCGTGGCGAAGGAAGGCGTTCCCCGTGGAGTGGTGACGGCCCATCGATTCACCGACAGCACGGTCTATCCAGGCACCGAACGGGACTACTTCGTTTACGTGCCCGCCCAATACGACGAGTCCTCCCCGGCCGCGTTGATGGTCATGCAAGACGGCGCCAAGTACGTCCGCGAAAAGGGCGAGTATCGATTGCACCATGTCTTCGACAACCTGATTCATCGCGGCGAAATGCCGGTCACGATTGCCGTCTGCGTGAACCCCGGTGTCGTTCCCGGTGGCGAGGGGGCTCAGGATCGTTTCAATCGCAGCTTTGAATACGACACCGTGAGCGATCGCTACGCTTCGTTCCTGATCGATGAATTGATCCCCGAAGTCCGCAAATCCTATGCGATCACCGACGATCCCAACCTGCGAGCCCTCGGTGGCAGCAGTAGCGGCGCGATCGCGGCGTTCGGTGTTGCCTGGCACCGGAGTGATCAGTTCCGCCGAGTCTTCAGCACCGTTGGCACCTACGTCGGGCTGCGAGGCGGAAACGAATACCCGACCCTGGTTCGCAAACACGAACCCAAACCGCTGCGAGTCTTCCTGCAAGACGGCAGCAATGACTTGAACATCTACGGCGGCAGTTGGTGGCACGCGAATCAAACGATGCTGGCATCGCTGCAGTGGGCTGGTTACCAAGTCAAAAACGTCTGGGGTGAGGGCGGCCACAACGGCAAACACGGCGCAGCGATCTTTCCCGATGCAATGAAATGGCTGTGGAAAGACTTCGATCGTCCCATCGAAACCAACGTTTCAGAACATCCTGAAATCAAAGACCGCTTGATCGAAGGCGAATCGTGGAAACTGGTCAGTGAAGGCCACAAATACACCGAAGGCCCCGCCGTCGCGCCCAACGGCGACGTGTCCTTCATCGATGGGCCACGAGGCGAAATCTGGAAGATCGCTGCCGACACGAACAAGGCGACCAAGTTTGTTGACGACCTGCCGGGCGTTAGCGCGTTGATGTACGACGCGGCCGGCCGTCTCTACTGCGCACGAAACAAAGCCCTGACCGTGACACGAATCGATCCCGATGGCCGACGCACTGATCTGTGCTCGGGCGTTTCCTGCAACGACTTGGTTGTGCTGGAACATGGCATCTACTTCACCGGTCCCACCGAACAAGCGGTCTGGTACTTGCCGATCGACGCCGATGGAAATCCCCGAGGTGATGGCAAACCAATCCAAGCCGGCAAAGGACCCAAGAAACCAAACGGATTGATCGTCACACCCGACCGACGATTTCTGATGGTTGTCGATGCAGAAGGCCGCTACGTGTGGTCCTACAAAATCGACGCCGCGACGGGACAACTCTTGTACGGCCAGCCCTACAGTTACGTCCACACGCCGCAAGACGACATGATCGGCGGGGCCGACGGAGTCACCATGACCAAGGATGGGTCACTCTTGGTCGCCACCAAATTGGGCATTCAAATCATCGACCCGCCTGGCCGAGTCCATCTGATCCTTTCGCGTCCCAGTTTGTCGGGCAAGCTCTCCAACTGCGTGCTCGCCGGCGAGAACATGTCCACGCTGTACGTCACCTGCGGCAGCAAAGTGTTTTCAAGAGAGACCAAGCTCGACGGCATCGCCCCCTGGCAACCCGCGGTCCAACCGCCCAAACCACGACTGTAG
- a CDS encoding sigma-70 family RNA polymerase sigma factor, with translation MDETARQATRQWTLAQPAVSAFVTSMVRDFRDRDDVLQEVAVAVIESYDSYDPELPFVPWAIGVARNQLSLYMRNRRKDRLVFDDDAIACLAIAVPTVAQQESAKLDFVTECLGGLENRARHLFELRYQKDMKPAAIAERVDMSANSVAKALQRIRDRVRACVERKSLEAMS, from the coding sequence ATGGACGAAACCGCACGACAGGCAACTCGGCAATGGACACTGGCACAGCCCGCTGTTTCGGCGTTTGTGACGTCGATGGTTCGTGATTTCCGTGATCGCGATGATGTGCTGCAGGAAGTCGCCGTCGCTGTGATCGAGTCGTATGACTCCTATGATCCTGAGCTTCCGTTCGTGCCTTGGGCGATTGGTGTCGCTCGGAATCAGTTGAGTTTGTACATGCGAAACCGGCGGAAAGACCGTTTGGTGTTCGACGACGATGCGATCGCTTGCTTGGCGATCGCGGTTCCAACCGTGGCTCAACAAGAATCAGCGAAACTGGATTTCGTCACGGAATGCCTGGGCGGTTTGGAGAACCGTGCTCGTCACCTGTTCGAGTTGCGATATCAGAAAGACATGAAGCCCGCGGCCATTGCCGAACGAGTGGACATGTCAGCGAATTCCGTCGCCAAGGCGCTCCAACGAATTCGAGATCGCGTGAGAGCATGTGTTGAACGCAAGAGTCTGGAGGCGATGTCATGA